The segment GATCGGGGCGGATCGGGGAGGGGAAGGTGGCCATTTTTGCCCCCCGACTTGCAAAATGTGCCTCCGCGTGCCGGGCTTGCGTCAAAATGGATTCTCCTTCTGCCTTGTCTGACCGGGTTGGCTTGGGCATCATGTAGGATTGGTCGCGCCTGGGCACGACGGATTACCGAATCGAGAGTGAAGACATGGGTAAGTTTCGCGGGGGAATGGTTGGCCTCCTGGGGGTGCTGCTCTCCATGACGGGAGGATGTGCGCCGCTGTGGCCGGTTCCGTTGGTCTCCTCCTCGCCCCCCTCCAGTGGCAAGGGGGTTCAGCAATGGCCTTCCGGAACCCGCTACGAAGGGGAGTTTCGCAACGGGTTGCGCCATGGCAAGGGGGTGCATGTCTGGCCCGACGGGGCGCGTTACGAGGGGGATTTCCGCGACGGGCAGCGTACCGGGCAGGGGGTCTTCCGCTGGCCCGACGGCAGTTGGTACGAAGGGGGGTTCCTCAACGGACAACGCCACGGCTCGGGCATCTTCCACTATCCCGACGGTTCCCGATATGCCGGAGAGTTTCATTCCGGACGGCGGCACGGCAAAGGTTCCTACTTTTCCGCCTCCGAAACCGACGTGGTCTGCCAGGTGGTGCCGCGTCAGGAGGAGCAGGACTGGGTGGCCGGTTCCCTGGTGGCCTCGACCCAGGCCCGTCCGCCGGGGGCGTTGCCCATGGACGGAGAGGGGCCCTACGCTCCGCCTCCCGAACGCCTCACTCCCGGAGAGGGCAATGACGGACGCAAGCCCCTGCCGCCGGCCTTTGCCCGGCCCAGCATTCTGCAGGAGGCCCCTCGGTTGCAGGAGCCGGTTCCCGTCCAGGAAGAGCCGCTGCCGGAAGGAACGCCCAAGGTGAGCCGAACCCCGCTGATCAAAGGCGGCAAGGGGCTTCCCGCCAAACGGGCCGCTTCGACCGGAACCGTCCCCGCTTCCGACGGCCCGCCTGCCGTGGCGGTGATCAATGAACCCGCCAGACGGGGGGAGCGCAACGCTTTGCCAACCCATG is part of the Magnetococcales bacterium genome and harbors:
- a CDS encoding SUMF1/EgtB/PvdO family nonheme iron enzyme gives rise to the protein MGKFRGGMVGLLGVLLSMTGGCAPLWPVPLVSSSPPSSGKGVQQWPSGTRYEGEFRNGLRHGKGVHVWPDGARYEGDFRDGQRTGQGVFRWPDGSWYEGGFLNGQRHGSGIFHYPDGSRYAGEFHSGRRHGKGSYFSASETDVVCQVVPRQEEQDWVAGSLVASTQARPPGALPMDGEGPYAPPPERLTPGEGNDGRKPLPPAFARPSILQEAPRLQEPVPVQEEPLPEGTPKVSRTPLIKGGKGLPAKRAASTGTVPASDGPPAVAVINEPARRGERNALPTHVDSRTRIAFVSLPGGCFTMGDATEPADRMPAHEVCVESFWMSSHEVTRGAWREFMGATGKTGGPVLRRKADDDSWPVDSVTFDEAAEFIKRLNESSHERFRLPTEAEWEYACRAGAQSRYCGGDDPGEVAWYRDNSEGVSHPVKQKKPNAFGLYDMSGNVWEWTADWYQKDYYASAVKHNPKGPGGGAMRVIRGGAWLGEPTFMEASRRFGFEPHRRLNLVGFRLVREP